TGACGGGACTGGCCTTGATCCCGGCCCTGCTGGGCGCGATCGAAGGGATGCTGGCGCCGACCGCCGACCGCGATCCGGCGATCGTCACCTTTCTGGCCACGGCCTCCGGGCTAACGCTGTTTGGCGTAGGCTCGGCGTTCTGGGGCCTGACGGCCGGCTTCTTCGCCCTGGGGGCCAGAGCGCTCCTGCGTCCACAATCGTCGACGGGCAAGGCGTCCAAGACCTAGGCCGACTGACCATCGGTTACGGCTGAAACCCAGAGCTCCCCCCGCCCCCCCCGGGCAGGAACGGGCCGAGTGGTGGCGGGCCTACAAGCGCGCCGTCGATGTTTCAGATCTTTTCCTCTCGGTGAGGACATGGGCCTTGGTCTCTTTCGCGCCCGCATCGACATAGGCCTTGATGGTTTCGTGGTGCGGCGGAACGATACGCCAGCGAAGGACCGCGGCGGTCTGGTCGCTTCGCGTCGTCGTCCGCGCCGTGGCGGCGGTCTGGGCGAGACCATCGCCGGGCTAGACCAACAACAGCAGGCCGACCGCCACGAACGCACCAAGTATCGGAGTTGGACACGACGAAACTCTCGGCATGCGCGGCTTTCTTCTCCATTTCAGGTCATCACGCACAAGGATGTCCGGCCAGGCGAGCCTAGCCAAGCCGACACGGAGCGCCGCATCGTTAAGACTCTGGATTTCATGCAGATTTAGGGTCATTCAACGAGGTGTCACAGGTTTAACACCTGTCGTATCCCCCCATTTCCTCTTCCAGCCTCTCATACCTTTTCCTTCATTTTGGCCAGCTGCAGACCCGTGGCGATCGCCGCGAGCCCGCCGCCGAGGGCGGAGACTGCGGCCCATCCTCCCCAGGACCAGAGTTGCGTGGCGGCGGCGGAGCCGGTCGCGCCGCCCAGAAACATCGCGCCCATGAAGATCGTATTCAATCGCGCCCTGGCTTCCGGACGGAGGGCGTAGACGACATGTTGATTGGAGATCAACGCGCTCTGTACGCCGAAATCCAGAAGGATGACCCCAAAGACGAGGCCGGCGAGCGAGCTCCACAGCCCGAAGACCGCCCAGGCGACGAGAGCGTGGACCGCGCCTAGCACGATCATGGCGCGTGGCCCGTGGTTATCGGCGATCCTCCCGGCGATCGGAGCGGTCAGGACCCCGACAGCCCCGACCAACCCGAACAGCCCCGCGACATCGGCGCCCAGTCCGAATGGCGGCTGCTGGAGGCGAAGGGCCAGGATGGTCCAGAAGGCGCTGAACGCGGCGAACAGCAGGGCCTGGGTGATCGCGGCCAGGCGCAACCCCGGAAGCGCCGACCACAGCTGGACGAGCGACCGCAACAATGCGGCGTAGGTCAGATCGGTCTCGGGCTTGCTGACCGGCAGGCGGACGGCCATCCAGAGGCCGACGGCAAAAGCCAAGGGCGCGGCCAACCAGAACATCTCGCGCCAGCCGGCGTGCGCGGCCACGAACCCCGCAAGGGTGCGGCTCAGCAGAATACCGCACAGCACGCCCGACATCACTGCCCCAACCACGACGCCGCGCCGCTCGGGCCGCGCCAGATGCGCGGCGAAGGGCACGACCTGCTGAGCCACGGTGGCGGCCGCGCCCACGATCAAGGACGCCAAGATGATCAAGGCCGCGCTGGGCGCCGCAGCGGCGGCGATCAGGGCCAGCGTCAGAACCAAGAACTGGACGACGATCAGGCGCCTGCGTTCGAACAGATCCCCCAACGGCGCCAGAAAGAAGAGCCCCGCCGCGTAACCCAACTGCGTCACGGTCGGAATGAGCCCCGCCAATCCACTGCGCAGGTCACGCTGCATCAAGCCCAACATGGGCTGGCTGTAGTAAATGTTGGCCACGGCGACGCCGGCCGCCACCGCCATCGTAAAGGTCAAACCCTTGCCCAGGCTTTGTCCGACCGACCGGACCGGTGATTGAGCGAACATCCTCATAAAAAGTCTCCCGCAACCTTTGCGCGCTGCGGGAAGGACATGGATTATCTCTGCATCGCGCAGTAGTGATGCGATAAGAGAAACCGCCACAACGGATTTCGATATAATGGACCTCGCTGACCTGGCTGTGTTCGTCGAAGCCGCTCAGGCCGGTAGCCTAGCCGCTGCAGGGCGTCGCCTCGGTGTCAGCCCCATGGCCGCCTCACGTCGACTGGCGGCGCTAGAAGCCGAGCTCTCCGTACGCCTGGTTCATCGGACCACGCGTTCGTTGTCTCTGACGCCTGAGGGCGAAGCCCTTCTGCCGCACGCTCAAGCCATGCTCGAGCAAGAGGCCGAAGGTCGCGCGGCGGTCCGCCCGGCTAAGGCCGGCGCATCGGGATTGTTGCGCATCACCGCCTCGGTGCCGTTTGGGCGCAAGATCGTCACCCCGATGATGGCGAGCTTCCTGCGCGACAATCCCGATCTGCGCGCGGAGTTGCTGCTGACCGACGGGATTGTCGACATCGCCGCTCAAGGCATCGACCTGGCCTTGAGGATCGGCCCGATGCGCGACAGCACGCTCGTGGCCCGCCGCTTGGCGGATAATCCGCGTGGTCTTTACGCCTCGCCTGGCTATCTTGAGCGGCGCGGAACGCCCGAGATCATGACCGACCTCGCCGCACACGAATGCCTGCTGCTGCCCGGTATGACCCAGTGGACTTTTGAGCGCGGCGGCAAGCCGGTGCAACAGCGTGTTTCAGGACGCTTTGTCGCCGACAGTTTCGAGGCGCTGCAACAGGCCGCGATCGAGGGCCTGGGCATCGTTCGTCTCTCAGCTTGGAACGTTCAGGATGACCTCGCCAGTCACCGTCTGATTGAAATTACCCCCAGCGACGTCGTCATCCCGACGCAATCGGTGTGGGGGGTCTATCCCACCACCCGCTTCGTGCCGGCCAAGGTCCGGTTGTTCGTCGAGGCCTTCCAAGCGCACCTGCGAGCCCAGAAGAAACTCTGACGATAGAGGCAGCATAAGGCCCAAAAGCGCAAGTTGTAGAGAATGCTGTTACAGCGGCCGCGACAGCTGATTAATCTAAACTCCGAATCAGAATTGATAGATCACACGATGCAATCGATTCCCTAGCCGCAAGGGGCGCGCCTAACGGCGCCGGGCGGCATTTTCGGCTCCCGTAAACCCGAGATCAGTTACCTCAAATCACCTCCTTTCGTCTAATTCAGACCAGACAGCCGAAAGAACAGTATGCTTCAATTTCGACGCTTGGTTCGCTGGTCGAGACTCCGGCGCTCCCGCGCGCCCCTCATCGCCGGTCCATTGGCGTGCCTGTTCTGTGTCGTCCTGGGCGCATTCTCGCAGCACAGTGTCGATGTCGCTCAAGGACGAATTGAAACCGCCTTCGAGGGCATCGCCGTCGCTGACACGGTCTTCGACAACACTTACGCGGCGGATCATCAGAGACGTATTGACGAGACAGAGCGACCACAGGGCGGGCGCAACGAGATCATCCAGACGCGTGATCGCGCGCTGCGACGACTGGCTCAACTCTACGAACACGATACGGCGCGAAGCGCTCAGGTGAAGCAACTGGAGCTGGCGATCAGCGCGGTCTCGGCCCTTCCCGACCGTGAGAAACTGGCCGTGTTGGGATCTCCAGCACGCCCCTCTGCGCGCGAACTTGCCGCGCTGTTTGCGTTGAGCGACGCCCAGACAGCCCTTCGTGACGGGCAACAGCAGGACCTTGCCGAGAGCCTCCGAAACCTGGAGACGGCGAACCGGTCGGCCACCATCCTTCTCTGGGTGACAGGCCTGGGGCTTCTGGGCGTGACCCTGGCCGCCGCGCGCGTGCAGGCTCTGACCCAACGTCTGGACCGCCGTGATCGGACCCTGGCTCTTGAGAAGGCGCGTGCGTCCCATGAAGCCAGTCGCGCGAAATCCCAACTGCTGGCGATCATGAGCCACGAGATCCGCACGCCGCTGAACGGGGTGCTGGGCATGGCGGAGATCATGTCGCGTCACCCCCTGGTCCCCGAGCAGCAAGCCAGGCTCCAGGCCTTGCAGGAGAGCGGGCGATCGCTGCTGGAGCTTCTCAACGACGCTTTGGACTACTCGAAGATCGAGGCTGGTAAGATCAAGCTGGACGAGACCGCCTTCTGCCTGAATGACACCCTGCGGCGCGTGAAGGCCACCTTCGCGGGCGTAGCCGAGAGCAAGGGCCTGGCCTTGATCCTGGACCTCGACGATGAGACCCCCGCCTTCGTCCTGGGCGACCCTTTGCGACTGCGACAAGTGCTGATGAATCTGGTCGGCAACGCGCTGAAGTTCACCCCTACGGGCGCCGTTACGATCCGGTCCCGCCGTATCGACGACACGCTTCTGCTGACCGTCACCGACACGGGCGCGGGTATGACGCCCGATGCGCTGAGCCGCGTCTTCCAGGCCTACGCCCAGGCCGAGCGCTCGACCGCCGCCACCTATGGCGGCACCGGCCTTGGCTTGACCATCAGCCGAGAGCTCGTGCGTCTGATGGGCGGCGACATCTCAGTCGAAAGCACCTTGGGTGTCGGCTCGGCCTTTACGGTCAGCCTGCCTTTGAGGATCGCGGTCGCCCCCACCGAACAAGCCCCCTCCGCCGTACATGATCCAGCGCCAAGCGCCCCATCTGGACTGCGAGTGCTCGTGGCCGAAGACAATGCGGTCAATCGCACGGTGCTCGCCGAAATCCTGTCACAGCTCGGCTTGAACGCCGTCTTGGTGGAGGATGGCGCACAAGTGCTTCAAGCCTTCGAGGCGGAACTTTGGGATCTGGTGCTGATGGACGTGCAGATGCCGGTTCTGGACGGAGAAGCCGCCATCACGGAAATCCGGCGCAAGGAAACCGACGCAGGCGTCGCGCCCACGCCGATCATCGCCCTGACCGCCAACACCTTGCCTGAACAGGTCGAACGTTATCGGAGGGGCGGCGCGAACGCGGTTGTCGCCAAGCCAATCGACATTCGCCAACTCGCGGCCGCGATTAGCGCGTGTGTGAAGACTGGCGACGGGGCGGCCGAGCCTCAAACCTCATGAGCGTTTCGGAAGGCGCGACCGTCCTCCGACAGCGGACCTGAACGCTCCTGGGTCGAGAGGACCGCCGCCCCGGGCATGTCAGACGAGATACGCTCTCCGCAGCTTGCCGACCGACGCATCGGTCAGGCCAAAGCGAGCCTTGGACAGGGCGATCGGTCCGCCGAACCGGGTGTCGATGGTCGCCAGAGCGCGGCGCATGACCTCGGGATCGGACCCCATGATGACCTGCAGAACCTCGGGCGGCAGCTTGGCGAGCGCCTGGGCTTGCTGGGCTGAGACGCCGCTGGTGCTCGCACCGGACTGGCGCATCTGCTGGATGTAGTAGGACGGCGGCGTATAGACCTCGGTCAAAGCGTAGTCCTGCAGCACCGTTTCACGCGGCACGCCCAGCACGGACAGGATCAGGGCCGACGCCATGCCTGTGCGGTCCTTGCCTGCGCTGCAGTTGAAGGTCAGCGGTCCCTCGTTGGCGACGAGGCGGGCGAACATGTCCGTGTAGTGCGGCGTCAACATGTCCAGGAACGTGACATAGGCGTCTGCAAAGCCCTGGATAGCCTCTTCGCGGTTCGACAGCTTCGCGAACGCGGCCATCGAAGCGCTCATGTCGTAGTCCGTGGCGATCACCTTTGCTCCGCCCGCTTTGAGGAACGGACTGGGCTCGCTCGCGCGCTCCTGCGGGCTTCGCAGATCGCATATGGTGGTCACACCCAGCTTCGACAGATAGGCGAAGTCGGCCAGGGTTAGTCCGCTCATCACGCCGGAGCGATAGATCTTGCCCCATTTGACCTGACGTCCATCAGCGGTCCGCCAGCCGCCGAGGTCGCGGAAATTGCGGCCGCCTTCCAGCGGCAACAGGCGCTCGGCCACCCGGGTCTGGCGACCATCCGCCGCCGTCACCAGGAAATAGGGTCTTGGCGACACCGGCGCGCCGAGTTCGGCGGTCGCGCCAGCGGCCGTCTTCAACGCGCGCATGGCGGGCTTGGCGGCCGCCGGGTCGGCGGACACGAAGACCGAGACAGCCCTGGCGCCCGTCCAATCAAGCCGCACGGCTCCGGGTGCGGTGCGCGCGACCTTGGCGTCCAGGATGACAGCCGCGCGCGCGGCGGGCGCGAGCGCCCAAGCGCCGGCGGCGGAGAGAAAGAGACGGCGATCCACGTTCAGCGCTCCCATCCTCAGAACTTCACATTGGCTTCGACGCCGAAGGTGCGCGGCTCGTTGAAGATCGCGTAGGTCCCCAGGGCGGCGTTGGTGTTTCGCAGGAAGGCATACGAATTGTTGGTCAGGTTGCGCGACCATACCGACAACTGCAGGGCCGAGGCGCCCTCGCCCAAGCGGATATCCGCCAGCGCCAGGCGACCGTTCATCGTGAACGACTTGTCGCTGGGCGTCGGATCCGTCGTATTGGTGATCTGGGCGTCGGCGAAGTTGGCGTCCAAGTGCGCCTTGAACGTCGCGCCGAAGGCCGGACGAACATAATCCACCGCCACGCTGCCAGCGTTCTTGGGGCTGTAAAGCGGATAGATCGTCGATCGCGCGTTGGTGAAGGGGTTGAACGCCTTCGAGAGCTTGATGTCGGTGTAGGCATAGGCGCCTGAGAGCGTCAGCCCTTCGAGAGGCACGAAGGCGAAGTCGAGCTCGAAACCCTTGGTCTTGCCGCTGGCGGCGTTGGTGGTCTCCAGAGTCCCACGATTGTTGTTCAGCACGAGAACGCTGAAGTCGACCTGCGCGTCCTTGATGTCGCCGCTGAAGAGCGCGACGTTCACCCGGCCGCGACGATCCCAGAACTCGGTCTTGGCGCCGAGTTCGAACATCTCGACCTTCTCAGGATCGAAGGCGCGGTAGGTCAAAGAGCGCGAATTGGCGCCGCCCGCCTTGTAGCCCGTAGCCCAGCGGCCGTAGAGGCTGACGTCCGGCGTCACGTCATAGGCCAGGCTGACCATCGGGTCGAAGTGGCTCCAGGACTCGTCCAGCGGCACCTTGCCCACGATGGTGTTCTTGTTGGCGTCGACATAGCTAGGCAAGGCGCCGTTGACGACGTCCAGTTGCCCCTTCTTGGCGTCCCGGGTGATGCGCCCGCCGACCGTGACGTGCAGCTTGTCCTCAAAAACCGGAGGGGTCCAAGCGCCCTGGCCGAAGGCGCCGTAGCTGGTGGTGACGACGTGGCTCGCGCGGTCCAGGGGATGGGTGCTGAAATTGACCGGCAGCGGGGTGAAGCCCGTGCCCGTCGCGTTCCACTGCAACGAGTTCGGGGTCTGGGCGTTGTCGCTGACCTTCTCGCGGAAGTAGAAGACGCCGGCGACATATTCCAGGCGCTCGGTCTTGCCGACCAGCTGGAATTCTTGGCTGACCTGATCCTGCCAGACGCGCGCGACGCTATAGCGCGCGAAAGGCGCGTTGGGCACGAACACCGACAGGGCCACCGCGCCGTTGTCGAACTGGGTCTGCTTCAGCTTGCGGTAGGAACTGATCGATTTCAGATCGAGGTTGTCCGCCAGGGTCCAGGTCATATTCAGGCGATGGCCCCAGGTGTGGCCTTCGCTCAGTTGCAAGGGCACGCCGACCAAGGCGCTCTTGGCGCGGTTGGGCTGCGGCGGCGTCAAAGGCGCGGGCGCCAGCGCGCCGCGCTTCTCGAGTTGAACGAGATAGGGCGTCGACCCGTCGTAAGAGACGTCATAGGCGTAGTCGGCTTTGAACACGTCGGAGGCCCGCCACGCGGCTTCCAGGTTCAAGCCGCGCTTGTCGTAACTGTTGAAGTCCGGCTGCGCCGTGGTGCTCGGATTGCTCGTCGTGCCGCCACGCTTGGTCACCAAGGCGTCGATCTTGACGCTGACGCCGGCGAACGCCGGCAGATCGATGTGGCTCTCGGCCTTGTAGCCCTCGTAGTTGCTGTAGCCCAGCGTGGTGTTCATGCCGAACTCGCCGGTCGGCGCGCGCGTCACGATGCTGACAGCGCCGCCCTCGGTGTTGCGGCCGAACAGCGTGCCTTGCGGGCCCTTCAGAACCTCGATGCGCTCCACGTCGTAGAGCGCCGAGCCCAGCCCCTGGGCCCGGCCCAGATAGACGCCGTTGACATAGACGCCGACAGCCTGATCGCGCGCGGGCTGGTTAGCGTCGCCGAGCGCGCCGATACCGCGCATCCCGATCGTCAGGGCCGATTTGCGGGCGAAGAATGGGGCTACGCGCAGAGACGGGATGGAGCCGTCGCCGAGATCCTCAATGGACTGCACGTGACGGGCTTTAAGGGCCTCGCTGTCCATGGCCGAGATGGCGATCGGGGTGTCCTGCAGGTTGGTCTTGCGCTTCTGGGCGGTGACGACGACCTCCTCAAGACCCGTTACCCCGTCGGCCGGCGCAGTTGTCGTCGCGTCCGCAGCGTGCGCGGCCCCGCTCAGCGCCAGGGCCGCGACGCCCGCCATCAGGCCGGCGCGCCGCGCCGTCTGGAATTGCCGTTTCATGTCTGTCCCCGAGCTTGTCCGGCCGACGCCGTGCTTGAGGCGCATCTAGGCTTTTGCTGTGACTGTAGAACGAATGTTATGTTTCATTTCCACGAAGGTCGAAGATCAGCAGCGGCAGACCTTGCGATCCCGATGGGGCCGGGGAATATGCGCCATGGTCGCCCGCTCCCCTCCCCCCCACCACCGACAACATCCGTAGCCGCACAAACGCCGGAAGCGCAGAGCAACACCAGCCAGCGCCTCGTTGCGGCCGCTGGATTTCTGGTCGCCCAAGAGGGAATCGCTGCGGCGTCGGCGCGCGCTATCGCCGCGCAAGCGGACACATCCGCCAGCGCGATCCACTACAACTTCGGAAATTTAGAACGATTGTTACATGTGGTCGTTGAGCAAGGCGTCGAAGATACCGGCGCTTGGCTGGTCGACCGCGAGAGCGAAATCGCCGCCCTTCCCCCCTCCCCGGATGGCGCGGCTTGGGCGCTGCTTCATGTCCTCGGCGCATGGACTTCGGCCGCCCGCCCGCTGGCGCTGACCTATCAGGAAGCCGTAACCGCCTGGCCTGGCCAGGGCCCCTCGGCCGCCTGGACGCGACTCTGGCGCGACTTCTGGATCCGCACGGCGCAACGCTTTGAACTGTCCGCACTGGACGGCCGCGTGCTCCACGCCTTCTTCGAGCACGAGGCGCTTTACCATCTGTCTCGCTGGTCGACAGCGCTGGAGGGCGCGGCCTTGGTCGAGATGGTGGAACGCCTCGCCACGATCTGCCTTGGGGCTCCCACGCGCCCCCCGCGCGGCGCGGTGGCGACAGCGGAGCGCGCGGCCGGCGCCCGCCCGCATGGCTCGGTGCCCCCGTCGGCGATGCGCATCGCCAAGGCCGCCGGCGAAGTGGTTGAGGAGAAGGGACTGGCGGGCCTGACGCACCGCGCGGTCGCCAAGCACGCGGGCGTCACGACGGGATCGGTGACCCATCATTTCCGTTCAATCGAAGATCTGGTCGCCGGCGCGATCCGCGGCCAAGTCCAGGCGATGACGGAGGAAGCGGCCCCTCAGGCGGCCATCAATGAGATCGCGACGCCTGACGCGCTGTTCGCGGCCCTTCGCTTCCATGTCACCGCCGATGCGCCATCCAGCGCCGTTGTCCGCCGCCGGCGGCTGTTCCTGGCGGCGCTTCGACGACCAGAACTCGCCGCAGCGGGCGCGGTTATCCGCTTCTCCTATGGGGGCACGCTGCGCGACAGCCTTGGCCGTACGTTCGCGCTTTCGGACGCGGATCTGCTGGGCAACGCCAGCGTTCTGGCCCGCCTGTTGGCCTCTATCTGGTTCGCCTGCGCCGGAGACGACGACCCTGTGTCAAGCCGAACGATCCTCTTCGACCGGATAGAGGCCAACGTGCGGACCTGCCTGCGCCCTTAGACGGGTAGCCTCTTCACCCAGCAGGAAAGGCGCCCTAGCTTTTGGGCAGCCAGCGTGATCGATCGAGGTACGGACCGCCGTAGGCCGGTCCCTCGGGGGCGGCTTTGGCGGGAGGCGGGGTCGATACGGCCCTGGAGGGCGCAGCCGCGACGGCCGAGGATTTGTTCGAACGTTTGGCCTGCAGCGCTCGGGAAGCCTTGGCCTCGTCGCCCATACATTGCTCGTAAGGCTGTTGGTGCAGCGAGGCGGCGAAATCGTAGACGCTCCGCTCGACCAGCGTGCGTACGGCCAGCTGGATCGGCTCAAGCGCGCTCTTGCCGCCCGAAATGTCGAAGACATTGCCATTGAGGAAGTCGAAGACGCCCGCCTTGATCTCCCGGCCGACGATCTGCTTCTGGTACGAGGTGATGTCGACCACCTCTTGGGAGCGGGTGTCGATGAGCCGCAGGTCGATCGCGACATTGATGACGAACTTGCCGGTGGTCAGCGACGCCTTGAGGCCGGCCGTTCCCACATCGCCGCCCCGGGCATCCAGGCCGCTGGAGCTGATGTTGTAGTTCAGCTCGGTGATGCCGCCGACGATGTAGTAGTCGGAGCCGGCGATCTGGCCGGCATAGATCGGCCGGGCGTTGTCCGCCACGGTTCCGGCCTGTTGGGGATTGTCCGAAAGAACCCGATCGCGCGCATAGGCGATCTCGACGTCGGAGATGCCGCGATCGAACCGCTCGACGATGGGGACGCCGGCCTTGTTGAGCGCGGTCATCGCGAAGAGCGCGGCGCCTTGCGTCACCTTGGCGCCCGTCTCGATGTCCCGCTTGCCTGTCAGGTCCGAGATCGCACCGACGGCGACGCGCGGTGGCGTCTGACCGGCGTTTTGCGTCAGGCAGCGCAGGGCCGAGGAGTAGGCGGTGTCGTTGACGGTCGCCGGCGCGCCGCCGATGGGTTTGGCGTAAAGGCCGGTCTTGGGGTCGGCGCTGGTGGCGCAAGCCGCCAGAACAGGCAGAAGCGCGACCGAAAGCAACAAGGGTTGGCGGAGCTTCATCAAGGGGTCGTCCCAATCGCGGCCTGTGACGGGGCCGCGACCAAGCTTCACCCAAAGAAGCTAAGGATTACTGGATAGCGCCGCGGGAAACCCCGTTTTGGGCCAAGGCGCGCGCGCTGGCGTAGCGCGGCGGCGGCGGGCCTTCCGGCTCGGCTTCCGGCGGCAGGCAGCCTTGCTTTAGGTCCTGGCCATAGAAGTTGGCGGTAAGTTCAAAGACGCCGCGTTCGACCAGGGTGCGCACGGCGGCCTGCAGCGGCTCCATCGCGCCGCGTCCACCTGAAAGAACCGCTGCGTTCTTGTCGCCGCCGGCGGTCAGACCCAGGTCGAAACTCGCGCCGCGCACCTGCTTTTGGTACGAGACCATGTCGACCACTTCCTGCGTCCGCGAATTGACCAGGCGAAGGTCCATGGCGACGTTCATCACGAACCGCTGAGCATTGATCCCGCCGCGAACGCCGTCGGTATCCTTGGACCCGGCCGTCGCGTTGACACCGCTCGAGGCGATATTGGTGTTCAACTCGGTGATGCCGCCGACGATGTAGTATGACGATCCCGCGATCTGACCGGCATAGATCCGGCGAAAGTTGTTAGCGTCACGACCGGCGCGCTCGGGATTGTCCGAGAGAAGATGCTGGCGAGCGTAGTTGAGCTCGATCTCGGCCACCGTGTTGTCCAGGCGCTCCACAACCGGGAAGCCGGCCTTGCCCAGCGCCGTGATCGCGAACAGCGAGGCGCCTTGGCTGATCCGCGCACCGGTCTCGAACTCGACCTTGCCCGTGTAGTCGGCGATCCGGCCGACCGCGATCCGGGGTAGCGGCGTATGCGGACGCGCTTGCGCCAGACAGACCAGGGCGTCGGTATAACCCGTGGGGTTCCGCGTCGCGGGGGCCTCGTTGATCGGATTCGCATAGAGGTCGCCGGCTTGGGCCTGGCCGGCCAGAAGGCAGGTCGTGGCCAGGAGCAGCATCCAGCGTTTCATCGGGCGCATCGGGAGTCCTCGGAGCGGAGAAACAAAGAACAGAGCTAGTTGCTGGCGCTGGCGACGCCGTTCAGCACGGCGTTGGCCGAAACCGGGGCGTTGTTGATCTGGGTGCTGTTCAGAACCACCGTGTTGCCGGTGCCGTTGACATCGATCCGGATCATATTGCCGATCGCGGTGGCGGAGGCCGAACCGGCCGCGCCGCTCTGAAAGTACTGAGCGCCGGCCAGACTGTTGGTCGAGTTGGTCGTCAAGGCGCTGTTGCCAACACCCGATTGGATGACGCCATCCGCCACGATCCGATTGCCGTTGGCGTCGCGCGTCGATGGGTTGAACGTCTTGTCCATCACATCGGCGCTGGAGCCGTAGCCGCGCTCGATCCGGTTGCTCAACGCGCTGGTTTGCGCGCAGGCCAGTCCCGCCCAAACCATCAGAGCGATCGGCGCGAGGAGCGCGCCGCGAAGCGTGGAAACCTTGGTCATGCCATGCCCTCGCATGCTTGGTCTCGCCGACGGTCTTGCCGTCGGCGAGACACAAAGCGGCTTAGAAGCCCTTGAGCGCGATCGAGTTGCCGATGGCCGTGGCGGCGACGTCGACAGCGCCGGCGGCGCGTTCGATGCCGACGCTCGCCGTCGCGATGACGGGCGTACCGATCGAGGTCTGCGACAGCTTGGCGGTGGCGAAGTCGCCGTTGATCGAGACGTTATTGGCCATGGCGGTGGCGGCGATGTTCACGTTGCCGTCGATGTCGCCGAGATAGGCGTTGATCTTGGCGGTCGGGTCGCGGTTCACGACTTGGGTGACCTTGATGTCACCGATGGCGTCGACATTGGCCGAAACGGTGTTGCCGATCGCGGTGGCGCTGAGGTCGACATCGCCAACGACGCTGGGCAGCGTGGCGTTCAGCTCGGCGACGACGTCGCCGTGGGTCAGCGATTGATTCGCTTCCATCTTATCGAGCTCGCGGCCTTCCAGCTTCAGGCTGTTGGCGACGGCGGTCGAGGCGGCCTTCACACCGTTCAGCGCCGCGTCGACTTGCAGGTCCAAGCGCGACAGCGCGGTGCCGTCGAACGACTGGTTGGTGACCGAGCTCTGGCTCGGCAGGACGTCATAGCAGGGGTCGGTCGGACGGCACGAGGTCGGCGCCGGATCGGTCGTGGCCGGGGTGGTGGTTTGGGCCAGGGCGGCGTTGGCGCCGGCAAAGCCAGCCGACAGAGCCACAACGGCGGCCAGGGTCTTCAGGTTCTTCATGGTCATCCCTCACTGAACGCCGATGGTCTCGGCAAGGGCGTAACCGCAAGAGCGATGCCGCAAGGTGCGCGGAAAACCTATTTTGAGTAACTTCGTTCTTTCAGAGATTTGCGAGACCAGGCGCCGTCGCGCGTGTCGCTCAAGGAGCACAAAACCCCGGAAGCGTGCCAAAACATGGCGCGCCGCTGTTTCAGAATCTTACAGCGCGAAAGCGCTCTGAGAGCGACCAGCCTCCGGCGACGGGACTCGGACAGCGGATTTGGCCGACCGGCCACTACGGCTTCTGTCAGGCCGCCAGCGCCGCCGAGCCGGGGACCAGCGCCGTCACCACCAGACGGCTGAGCATGCGACCTTCCAGCGGAATGATCGCGTCGACAAAGGCTTCGCCGTTCAACTCCATCGCCGGCGGCGCTTGGAGAACATCGGCGTCGACCATGAAAGTCTCTTGCACCGCGTCGACCAGCAGCCCCACCAGTTGGTTCGCCGAGCGAACCACGACAATGACATTGCGGGACGAAGGCTCCGTGCGTCCCAGACCCAGGCGGCTGCGAAGGTCGAAGACGGGCATGACCGCGCCACGCAGATTGATCACGCCGAGAATATAGCTGGGCGTATTGGGCATCGGCGT
The DNA window shown above is from Caulobacter sp. FWC26 and carries:
- the hfaB gene encoding holdfast anchoring protein HfaB, producing MKLRQPLLLSVALLPVLAACATSADPKTGLYAKPIGGAPATVNDTAYSSALRCLTQNAGQTPPRVAVGAISDLTGKRDIETGAKVTQGAALFAMTALNKAGVPIVERFDRGISDVEIAYARDRVLSDNPQQAGTVADNARPIYAGQIAGSDYYIVGGITELNYNISSSGLDARGGDVGTAGLKASLTTGKFVINVAIDLRLIDTRSQEVVDITSYQKQIVGREIKAGVFDFLNGNVFDISGGKSALEPIQLAVRTLVERSVYDFAASLHQQPYEQCMGDEAKASRALQAKRSNKSSAVAAAPSRAVSTPPPAKAAPEGPAYGGPYLDRSRWLPKS
- a CDS encoding TetR/AcrR family transcriptional regulator; this translates as MFHFHEGRRSAAADLAIPMGPGNMRHGRPLPSPPPPTTSVAAQTPEAQSNTSQRLVAAAGFLVAQEGIAAASARAIAAQADTSASAIHYNFGNLERLLHVVVEQGVEDTGAWLVDRESEIAALPPSPDGAAWALLHVLGAWTSAARPLALTYQEAVTAWPGQGPSAAWTRLWRDFWIRTAQRFELSALDGRVLHAFFEHEALYHLSRWSTALEGAALVEMVERLATICLGAPTRPPRGAVATAERAAGARPHGSVPPSAMRIAKAAGEVVEEKGLAGLTHRAVAKHAGVTTGSVTHHFRSIEDLVAGAIRGQVQAMTEEAAPQAAINEIATPDALFAALRFHVTADAPSSAVVRRRRLFLAALRRPELAAAGAVIRFSYGGTLRDSLGRTFALSDADLLGNASVLARLLASIWFACAGDDDPVSSRTILFDRIEANVRTCLRP
- a CDS encoding TonB-dependent receptor — translated: MKRQFQTARRAGLMAGVAALALSGAAHAADATTTAPADGVTGLEEVVVTAQKRKTNLQDTPIAISAMDSEALKARHVQSIEDLGDGSIPSLRVAPFFARKSALTIGMRGIGALGDANQPARDQAVGVYVNGVYLGRAQGLGSALYDVERIEVLKGPQGTLFGRNTEGGAVSIVTRAPTGEFGMNTTLGYSNYEGYKAESHIDLPAFAGVSVKIDALVTKRGGTTSNPSTTAQPDFNSYDKRGLNLEAAWRASDVFKADYAYDVSYDGSTPYLVQLEKRGALAPAPLTPPQPNRAKSALVGVPLQLSEGHTWGHRLNMTWTLADNLDLKSISSYRKLKQTQFDNGAVALSVFVPNAPFARYSVARVWQDQVSQEFQLVGKTERLEYVAGVFYFREKVSDNAQTPNSLQWNATGTGFTPLPVNFSTHPLDRASHVVTTSYGAFGQGAWTPPVFEDKLHVTVGGRITRDAKKGQLDVVNGALPSYVDANKNTIVGKVPLDESWSHFDPMVSLAYDVTPDVSLYGRWATGYKAGGANSRSLTYRAFDPEKVEMFELGAKTEFWDRRGRVNVALFSGDIKDAQVDFSVLVLNNNRGTLETTNAASGKTKGFELDFAFVPLEGLTLSGAYAYTDIKLSKAFNPFTNARSTIYPLYSPKNAGSVAVDYVRPAFGATFKAHLDANFADAQITNTTDPTPSDKSFTMNGRLALADIRLGEGASALQLSVWSRNLTNNSYAFLRNTNAALGTYAIFNEPRTFGVEANVKF
- the hfaA gene encoding holdfast anchoring protein HfaA translates to MTKVSTLRGALLAPIALMVWAGLACAQTSALSNRIERGYGSSADVMDKTFNPSTRDANGNRIVADGVIQSGVGNSALTTNSTNSLAGAQYFQSGAAGSASATAIGNMIRIDVNGTGNTVVLNSTQINNAPVSANAVLNGVASASN
- the hfaB gene encoding holdfast anchoring protein HfaB, whose translation is MRPMKRWMLLLATTCLLAGQAQAGDLYANPINEAPATRNPTGYTDALVCLAQARPHTPLPRIAVGRIADYTGKVEFETGARISQGASLFAITALGKAGFPVVERLDNTVAEIELNYARQHLLSDNPERAGRDANNFRRIYAGQIAGSSYYIVGGITELNTNIASSGVNATAGSKDTDGVRGGINAQRFVMNVAMDLRLVNSRTQEVVDMVSYQKQVRGASFDLGLTAGGDKNAAVLSGGRGAMEPLQAAVRTLVERGVFELTANFYGQDLKQGCLPPEAEPEGPPPPRYASARALAQNGVSRGAIQ